The DNA sequence AGCAGCGGGACCAGCGCGACGAGCCCGCTGAGGCCGACGTACGCCGAGGAGCCGGTGAGGTCGAAGACCTGCTTGGGCACGGCGACGGCGGTCAGCTGGGTGCCGACCGCGGTGACCACAGTGGACAGCCAGAGCCGGCGGAAGGCCGGGATCTTCAACGGCCGGGTGTCGACGATGATGCGCCCGAGGAGCCCGCGGATGCCCGTGCGGGGCGGCAAGGTCCCCGGTTGATCACTCACAACCAACGAGCTTAGCTCGGCTAACTATCCCCGGTCGCGTGATTTTCGTCGCCGGACGCCGAAGGGCCCCCGCCGTGGCGAGGGCCCTTCGGGAGGAGAGAACTACGGCGCGACGCGCTCGATGTTCCAGCCGTCTTCGTGGCGCATGTAGCGGAGCCGGTCGTGCATGCGATCCTCGCGGCCCTGCCAGAACTCGACGAGGTCCGGCCGGATCCGCCAGCCGCCCCAGTGCGGCGGGGCCGGGATGTGCTCGACGTCGGCGAAGCGCCGCTCGATGCCGTTCAGCGCGGTCTCCAGGGCGCGGCGCCCGTCGACGACGCGGGACTGCGGGGACGCCCAGGCGCCGAGCTGCGAGCCGCGCGGCCGCTGCGCCCAGTACTCCGCCGTCTCCTTGACGCCGACCTTCTCGACCTCGCCGCGGACGTGGACCTGGCGGTGCAGCCCGTACCAGGGGAACGTCACCGACGCGTAGCGCGTCGCCGTCAGGTCGTGGCTCTTCGACGAGGTGTAGTTCGTGTAGAACACGACACCCCGCTCGTCGAGGCCCTTGCACAGCACGGTGCGCGACGACGGGCGGCCTTCGGCGTCCGCGGTCGCGAGCACCATCGCGTTGGGTTCGGCGATCCCGGCGGCGACGGCCTGGTTCAGCCAGCCCTGCAACTGGTCGGTCCACGTGGCCGCCAGCGCCGACTCGTCGAACGCGGCGCCGTCATAGGCGACGCGCATCCCGGGCAGGCGTACTACGGCGTCTTCCACCTTGTCCTCGATCTCCGGCATCATCGCCAAACCTCCGTACCCGGTCGGGGCCCTGACACTTGGGTCCAGGTGACGTTAGGGCCTCGCGAGCTGCAGCGGAACCCACTGAACGGTGACTCCCGACACGACTTCGCCGCCATCGTCCCGTAACCGCCCGTCAGCAACCATTTACGCCCGCGTTACCTCCTGGACCGGGATCGATAAAGGACGCGGCTATCTTTCGGCCCGTTCCCCACCACCCCCGGAGGCAGGCATGACCGAGATCCTGTCGAACGCCCCAGAAGGCACTCCCGAAACGGTCCCACCGCAACGCCAGTACGCCCCGCTCGCGGCGAACGAAAACCGCGAGGACTACTCACTGCGCTTCGCCGCTCATTCGTTCCGGAAATGGTCACCGTTCGTGGTCGCGACGACGGCGCTGGGCGGCATCGCCTACCTCGCCGACTTCGCGATCGGCGCCAGCATCGTGCTCTCCTACGGCTTCACCTCCGGGGTGCTGGCGATCCTCGCCGCCGCCGTCGTCATCTTCACGACCGGCGTGCCCATCGCGGCCGCCTGCGCGAAGTCCGGAGTGGACATGGACCTCCTGACCCGCGGAGCCGGCTTCGGCTACTTCGGGTCGACGCTCACTTCGCTCGTCTACGCGAGCTTCACGGTCATCTTCTTCTCGCTCGAAGGTTCGATCATGGGCCAGGCCTTCGAGCTCGCCCTCGGCATCCCGCTGGCGGTCGGCTACCTCCTGGCCACGCTGATCGTCCTGCCGTTCGCGCTCTACGGCATGGGCGCGGTGGCGAAGATGCAGACCTGGACGCAGCCGCTGTGGCTCGCCGGGCTGGTGCTGCCGTTCGTCGTCGTGCTGGTCCGCGAGCCGGGCCGCTTCGCCGACTTCGCGGCCTTCGGCGGCACGGAAGGCGCCGGGTCCGGGTTCTCCGCGATCGGGTTCGGCTTCGGCATGGGTGTCGCCCTGTCGCTGATCGGGCAGATCGGCGAGCAGGCCGACTACCTGCGGTTCATGCCGGAGAAGACGACGGAGAACAAACGGGCCTGGTGGACCGCGGTGCTCGCCGCCGGGCCCGGCTGGGTCATCCTCGGGGCCGCCAAGCAGATCGGCGGCGCGCTCCTGGCGTTCCTCGCGCTCGGCGTCGTCGGCAAGACGGCCGCGCTCGAGCCGATCGCGCCGTACGTCGAGGCGGTGAAACCGGCCCTCGGCCCGGTCGCCCTGACGTTCGCCGCGCTGTTCGTCGTCGTCTCGCAGATCAAGATCAATACGACCAACGCGTATTCGGGCTCGCTGTCGTTCGCGAACTTCTTCTCCCGCGTGCTGCACAAGCACCCGGGCCGAGTCTGGTACGTGCTGGTGAACTGCGGGATCGCGCTCGCGCTGATGGAGTTCGGCGCGTTCGGGTTCCTCAACAAGATCCTGGGCTTCTATTCGAACGTCGCGATCGCCTGGATCGGCGCGGTGTGCGCGGATCTGGTCATCGCGAAGCCGCTCGGGCTCTCGCCGAAGTACATCGAGTTCAAGCGGGCCTACCTGCACAAGATCAATCCGGTCGGGTTCGGCTCGATGCTCGTCGCTTCGACGGTTTCGATCGCGGCGTACTTCGGTGCCTTCGGGCAGTTCCTGGCGGCGTTCAGCCCGTTGCTGGCGCTGGTCATCGCGATTGTGCTGGTGCCGACGCTGGCCGTCGTGACGCGCGGGAAGTACTACCTGGCCCGGCCGAACACGGTCGCCGGGCCCGATCAGGACGTCGACCTGCGGGCGACGTACACCTGCTCGGTCTGCGGTGATCCGTACGAACTGCCGGACGTCGCCGACTGCGCCAAGCAGAGCGGGCCGATCTGCTCGCTGTGCTGCACGCTCGACAACAGCTGTCACGACCTGTGCCAGGAGACGGGCCCGGTTTCCCTGGGCATTCCGACGGCGCGCACCCCGTAAAGTCCGTGAAGGGCCGTTACCAGCGTCCGCTGCTGGTAACGGCCCTTCACGTTCGCCGGTGTCCCCCCGGATCCCCCTCCCGGCTCGACTCTTCCACGTCGGAGGTCGCGCCGCGGTTGCCCTCGATGTCCAAGATCTTTTCCGGCCGCATGATGGCCGACCACATCATCGCGCGGAACTCCGCGCCGATCTGTTCGACCGGCAGCGGCGGGTCGTGCGCCTGCCATTCGCGCAGCAGCCCGGTACCCGCCCCGACCAGCGCGATCGCCGTCAGCCGGTAGTCCCGCACGGGCGCGACGCCGTGTTCCGCGGCGCGGTTCGCCTCGGCGGCGATGAAGTTCGCCCAGCGGTCGACCCACACCTGGTGCTGCGCCTCCAGTTCGGCGCTGACGCCGACCGCCTCGACGTAGTTGAGGCGCGGCATCCGGGGATCCACGGTGACCGTCGCGATGAAGACGTCGAGCAGCGTCGAGATGCGGGTGAGCGCGTCGGCTTCGGCGACCTTGTCGAGCTCCGCGGTGACGTGCGCGAGCGCCAGGCTGTTGATCTGGTCGTGGAGGGTGCGGAGCACGTCCTCCTTGCTCGCGAACTCCTCGTAGAAGTTCCGCGTCGACACCCCGGCCCGCGCGCACATCTCGGTGATCTTGGTGTGCCGGAACCCGGTGGAGGTGAACAGCTCGAGGCCGGCCAGGAGCAGCCGCTGGCGACGGTCGGCACGACGTTGCTCGGGCGCGACCCCGCCGTACGTGCGAGCCACCGGTTCTCTCCTCCTTCCGAGGGATTGCCAGATCCTACCCGGGTGAGTAACTTGTGAAAATCGTCATTACCAAAGGCTCCGCGGGATTCGCTCGTCGAACCCGCCGGCGCACGGTATCGAGAACGAGCGCGTCCCGCTCGCGCGACCGCTTTCCCATCGCGATCTTCGACAACTTCCGCTCGCCGGGGACGGCGCAGGGGGCCTTCCCCGGCGAGCGGTGGCACGTCGGCTTCCGACGGTCGTGAGGGGCACCCTCAGGGACTCCGAGTCCCTCAGGGTGCCCCTCACGACCAGGCCGACCACCGCCGAGGCCCCGGCTGCAGCCAGGAACTTCTGCGCTGCCAACCCGGCGCTCGCGCGCTGTGGGCCCGGCACTCGCGTGCCGTGGGCTCGCCCGGGACCCCGACACGGCGGCACCCGAGCTTCCGCAAGCCATGAGGGGCACCCTCAGGGCTTTCAAGTCCCTGAGGGTGCCCCTCACGACAGGGGCGCCAACGCCGTGACGGCGTCCGGCGCCAGCGAAGTGGTGAGGGTGCCGCCGGCGGCGAGGGGCGTGCGGGACCACCAGTCACCCGAGGCCGCCGGCAGCTCCGGGCCGCCCACCACCAGGTCCGTGGCCAGGACCCGGCGGCCCGCCAAGTGGGCCAGGCTGGCGTCCAAAGTGGAGTCCCCGATCGTCAGCGTTTGCCGCAGCACCGGCACCGCACCCCGCGTGACCTGCTGTGACGTCGTGAGCGTGCCCGGCTTCTCGTTCGCCCGGCCCAGCACCAGCACCTCGCGCGTGTGCAGGTAGGCGTCGTCCGCCAGCGAGGCCCGGAACACGGCGGTGTGCCGGGCTCGCGCGGTGATGACCGTCGGCTCCGGCAGGTACTCCAGCCGGCCACCCTCGGCCACCGAGATATCCACTGTGGACAGTGAGCCTTCGCCGTGCAGCCCGGGCAGCGCCAGCGTCGCCGCGACGCCGGAGAGCCGCAGTGACGCCCCCGGGCCGACGCGGATCGTCAGAAGGAGGTCGTCGCCGCCCAGAGGCGACGTCGCCGAGTTGACCAGGTGGACCACCGCCGTCCGGCCGCCGCCGCGGCGCGGGAACAGCGTCAACGGTGCCATCGAGCGCAGCTCGCGCAGGATCGTGCGCGAGCCGTCGAAGCACGCCGTCAGCCGGGCGTGGGCCTTCACCCGGCGCGGACCGGGAGCAGCGACCGGACCCAGGCCGCGACCGCCGGCGCGTCCGGGGTGTCCACAAGGGACTGGGTGATCACCGGCAGCTCCCCGCGCATCCGGTGCGCGTCCGACGTCATCACGTCCATGTCCGCGCCGACCAGGTGCGCGATGTCGATCTTGTTGATCACCAGCAGGTCCGCGGTCGTGACACCGGGGCCGCCCTTGCGCGGCACCTTGTCGCCGCCCGCGACGTCGACCACGAACACCTGGCTGTCGGCCAGGCCGCGGCTGAACACCGCGGTCAGGTTGTCGCCGCCGCTCTCGATGATCACCAGGTCCAGCCCCGGGAACTTCTCCTCCAGCCGCTCGACGGCGTCGAGGTTCGCGGTGATGTCGTCGCGGATCGCCGTGTGCGGGCACGCGCCGGTCTGCACCGCCTCGATCCGCTCCGGGTCGAGCACTCCCGCGCGGCGCAGGAAGTCGGCGTCCTCGGTCGTGTAGATGTCGTTGGTGACGACGGCGAGGTTGACCTCGTCGCCCAGCGCCCGGCACAGCGCCGCGGTCAGCGCCGTCTTGCCGGAGCCGACCGGGCCGCCGATGCCGATCCGGTACGCGCGCCCGGCCGTCGGCGCGGCGTCGTAGTGGTCGGGTTCGGCGGCCGTCGGGTCGAAGTTGACCTCGTGGAAGTGCCCATGACCGTGACCGTGCTCAGCTGGCAAAGAGACGCACCTCTTCCTGGTGATGCCGGGCCTGCGCCTCGGCGAACAGATCCAACCCGGGCGATCCGGGCGCCGGCAGCGACGCCGGGTCGTCGCCCGCCACCGCCGCCGCGGTCTCGCACACCGACCGCAGGTCGAGCCGCGCGACGACGGCGTTGACCGCGAACGGGTCCAGCCCCAGCAACCGCACCGCGGCACTCGCCGGACCGCTCACGGCCAAGTAGGCCACGGCCATCGCGGCGTCGTACGGCGCACCTCCCGCGACGCCGACCAGCGCACCCAGGACGATCGGGTGGTGCGGCCGCGGCGTTTCCTCCAACAGCGCGACGAGCACCGGGGACGGCCAGGAGATCCGCCCGGCCCGCGCGGTCCCCCGCCCCTGTGCCCGCGACGCCTCGCGCTGCGCGAGCGACGGCGTCCGCGCGTCCAGCTCGGCGTCCAACCGGGACCAGTGTCCACTTGAGACGGATCGCGCGGCCGCGTGGGCCGACGCCGCGGCGAACACCGCCGCCAGCAGGCCCGCCGTCCGCAACCGTCCGGAAAGGAATCCCGGCAGGTCCCTTTCGGACTTGATCAGTTTGCGCGCGACCGCTTCTTCGAGCCCGCCGCTGTGGACGTGCCCGCCGCCGGGGAAGCGGGAGTCCGCGAGAATGAGTGCCGAAAGATCCATCAGAACAAGAAGTATCGTTGGGCCATCGGCAGTTCGGTCACGGGCTGCGGCTCGATCAGCTCGCCGTCGACGTGCACCGCGAAGCTGTCCGGCTCGACCCGGACGTCCGGCGTGGCGTCGTTGAGCACCATGTCCGCCTTGGTCCGCGCGCGCGTGTTCGACACGGCGACCAGCGGTCGCGTGATCCGGAAAGTTTCCCGCAGGTTGCTGTCGAGGGCCTCCGGCGCGACGAAGTGCAGGCTCAGGGCGGCGCCGATGTTCGCCCCGAACATCGGGCGCGCCATGACCGGTTGCGGTGTCGGGATGGACGCGTTCGCGTCGCCCATCGCCGCCCACGCCGGGAAGCCGCCCTTCAGTACCACGTGCGGCCGGACGCCGAAGAACTTCGGCTCCCACAGCACCAGGTCGGCCAGTTTGCCGACCTCGACCGAGCCGATCTCGGTCTCCATGCCGTGCGCGATGGCCGGGTTGATCGTGTATTTGGCGACATAACGCCGGGCACGCAGGTTGTCGGCCGCGCCGTCGCCGGGCAGGGCGCCACGACGGCGTTTCATCACGTGCGCGGTCTGCCAGGTCCGGATGATGACCTCACCGATCCGGCCCATCGCCTGCGAGTCCGAGCTCATCATCGAGATCGCGCCGAGGTCGTGCAGGACGTCCTCGGCCGCGATGGTCGTCGGCCGGATCCGGCTCTCGGCGAAGGCGAGGTCCTCGGGCACCGACGGGTTGAGGTGGTGGCAGACCACCAGCATGTCGAGGTGCTCGTCGAGGGTGTTCGCGGTGTGCGGCCGGGTCGGGTTGGTCGACGACGGCAGGATGTTCGGCAGCGAGACGACCTGGATGATGTCCGGCGCGTGCCCGCCGCCGGCGCCTTCGGTGTGGTACGCGTTGATCGAGCGGCCGCCGATGGCGTCCACAGTGGACTCCAGGAAGCCGGCCTCGTTGAGCGTGTCCGTGTGGATCGCCACCTGGACGCCGGATTCGTCGGCCACCGTGAGGCAGGCGTCGATCGCCGCGGGTGTCGTGCCCCAGTCCTCGTGCAGCTTGAACCCGCCCGCGCCGGCGGCGAGCTGCTCGCGCAGCGCCTCGTGCCGGACGGTGTTCCCCTTGCCCAGCAACAGGACGTTGACCGGGTAACCGTCCATCGCGGACAGCATCCGGCCGAGGTTCCACGCGCCGGGCGTGACCGTGGTGGCCTTCGTGCCCTCGTTCGGCCCGGTGCCGCCACCGACCAAAGTGGTCAGTCCGGCGGCGAGCGCGGTGTCGACGAGCTGCGGGCAGATGAAGTGGACGTGGCAGTCGATGCCGCCCGCGGTGAGGATCTTCCCGTTGCCGGACAGCACTTCCGTCGACGGACCGATCACCAGCGCCGGGTCGACGCCGTCCATCGTGTCCGGGTTGCCCGCCTTGCCGATCCCGACGATCCGGCCGTCGCGCACCCCGACGTCGGCCTTGACGACACCCCAGTGGTCGAGGATGACGGCCCCGGTGATGATCAGGTCCGGCGCCCCCTCGGCGCGGGTGGCCATCCCCTGGCCCATCGACTCGCGGATGACCTTTCCGCCGCCGAAGAGGACCTCGTCGCCGGAGCCGCCGGGACCCATCGAACGGTCCTCGGTGACCTCGATCAGGAGGTCGGTGTCGGCGAGCCGGATCCGGTCACCGGTGGTCGGCCCGAACAGTTCCGCGTAGCGCTCGCGGTCGATCTGCGGCATTTCAGAACTCCCCGGAAAATTCGGACCGCAGCCCGGGCACCCGGCGGGCCCCGGCGAGCGGAACGAGGTCGACCTCACGTTCGACGCCCGGTTCGAACCGCACGGACGTCCCGGCCGGGACGTCGAGCCGGTGCCCACGGGCGGCGTCGCGGTCGAACTCGAGGCCCGGGTTGACGGCCGCGAAGTGGTAGTGCGAGCCGACCTGCACCGGCCGGTCGCCGAGGTTGCGCACGAGCAGCCGGACGCGCTCGCGGCCCGGGTTCAGCTCCACCGGCTCGTCGCCGGGGATGATCTCGCCTGGACGCATCCGGCTCCTCTCACGTGGGGGTCGTGAGTGTTCAGGGCGGTCAGAACCGCCCTGAACACTCACGACGGGCGGGCGGTCAGACGATCGGGTCGTGCACCGTGACGAGCTTCGTGCCGTCCGGGAAAGTGGCCTCGACCTGCACGGAGTCGACCATCTCGGGCACGCCGTCGAGGACCTGCGCCCGGCCGAGCACGGTCCGGCCGCTGGCGACCAGCTCGCTGACCGTGCGGCCGTCGCGGGCGCCTTCGAGGACGTGGTCGGTGATCAGCGCCACCGCCTCCGGGTAGTTGAGCCGGACCCCGCGGTCCAGCCGCTTCCGCGCGACGTCCGCCGCCACGTGGATCAGCAGCTTGTCCCGCTCCTGCGGACTGAGGTGCATCAGCTAGGTCTATCACCCGGACCACATCCGCGCCCGGTTCGGAAACACAGGATTTACCTGGGCTTCGTCACAGTGTGTCGCGAAAAATTCTCCTGCCGGACGGCCTGTGTGACTGAATCGTTCTCGTAATCGTGACCGAAACCACCGCTTCTTTCGATTGCCCCCCGGCGATCGAGGGAGCAAGGTCTATCCATCCGTGCGATGGTGCGCGCTTTCCGTGCGTATCCCGTCAGCGCGACCAGCCGGGGAAGAAAGCGCACCGAAAGGTTTCGCGAAACAGTGACTACCTCCACGATCAGCAAGCCACAGCCGTCCGGCCAACCCGACGACGGCTTCCGACCGGGCCTGGAAGGCGTAGTCGCCTTCCACACCGAGATCGCCGAACCCGACCGGGACGGCGGTGCCCTGCGCTATCGCGGCGTCGACATCGAAGACCTCGCCGGGAAGGTGACCTTCGGCGACGTATGGGGCCTTCTCGTGGACGGCCGGTTCGGCCACGGCCTCCCGCCCGCGGAACCGTTCCCGCTGCCG is a window from the Amycolatopsis sp. NBC_00355 genome containing:
- a CDS encoding TetR/AcrR family transcriptional regulator → MARTYGGVAPEQRRADRRQRLLLAGLELFTSTGFRHTKITEMCARAGVSTRNFYEEFASKEDVLRTLHDQINSLALAHVTAELDKVAEADALTRISTLLDVFIATVTVDPRMPRLNYVEAVGVSAELEAQHQVWVDRWANFIAAEANRAAEHGVAPVRDYRLTAIALVGAGTGLLREWQAHDPPLPVEQIGAEFRAMMWSAIMRPEKILDIEGNRGATSDVEESSREGDPGGHRRT
- a CDS encoding urease accessory protein UreD encodes the protein MKAHARLTACFDGSRTILRELRSMAPLTLFPRRGGGRTAVVHLVNSATSPLGGDDLLLTIRVGPGASLRLSGVAATLALPGLHGEGSLSTVDISVAEGGRLEYLPEPTVITARARHTAVFRASLADDAYLHTREVLVLGRANEKPGTLTTSQQVTRGAVPVLRQTLTIGDSTLDASLAHLAGRRVLATDLVVGGPELPAASGDWWSRTPLAAGGTLTTSLAPDAVTALAPLS
- the pdxH gene encoding pyridoxamine 5'-phosphate oxidase; translation: MMPEIEDKVEDAVVRLPGMRVAYDGAAFDESALAATWTDQLQGWLNQAVAAGIAEPNAMVLATADAEGRPSSRTVLCKGLDERGVVFYTNYTSSKSHDLTATRYASVTFPWYGLHRQVHVRGEVEKVGVKETAEYWAQRPRGSQLGAWASPQSRVVDGRRALETALNGIERRFADVEHIPAPPHWGGWRIRPDLVEFWQGREDRMHDRLRYMRHEDGWNIERVAP
- a CDS encoding urease subunit gamma; this translates as MHLSPQERDKLLIHVAADVARKRLDRGVRLNYPEAVALITDHVLEGARDGRTVSELVASGRTVLGRAQVLDGVPEMVDSVQVEATFPDGTKLVTVHDPIV
- the ureG gene encoding urease accessory protein UreG, encoding MPAEHGHGHGHFHEVNFDPTAAEPDHYDAAPTAGRAYRIGIGGPVGSGKTALTAALCRALGDEVNLAVVTNDIYTTEDADFLRRAGVLDPERIEAVQTGACPHTAIRDDITANLDAVERLEEKFPGLDLVIIESGGDNLTAVFSRGLADSQVFVVDVAGGDKVPRKGGPGVTTADLLVINKIDIAHLVGADMDVMTSDAHRMRGELPVITQSLVDTPDAPAVAAWVRSLLPVRAG
- a CDS encoding urease accessory protein UreF, coding for MDLSALILADSRFPGGGHVHSGGLEEAVARKLIKSERDLPGFLSGRLRTAGLLAAVFAAASAHAAARSVSSGHWSRLDAELDARTPSLAQREASRAQGRGTARAGRISWPSPVLVALLEETPRPHHPIVLGALVGVAGGAPYDAAMAVAYLAVSGPASAAVRLLGLDPFAVNAVVARLDLRSVCETAAAVAGDDPASLPAPGSPGLDLFAEAQARHHQEEVRLFAS
- a CDS encoding urease subunit beta, yielding MRPGEIIPGDEPVELNPGRERVRLLVRNLGDRPVQVGSHYHFAAVNPGLEFDRDAARGHRLDVPAGTSVRFEPGVEREVDLVPLAGARRVPGLRSEFSGEF
- a CDS encoding purine-cytosine permease family protein yields the protein MTEILSNAPEGTPETVPPQRQYAPLAANENREDYSLRFAAHSFRKWSPFVVATTALGGIAYLADFAIGASIVLSYGFTSGVLAILAAAVVIFTTGVPIAAACAKSGVDMDLLTRGAGFGYFGSTLTSLVYASFTVIFFSLEGSIMGQAFELALGIPLAVGYLLATLIVLPFALYGMGAVAKMQTWTQPLWLAGLVLPFVVVLVREPGRFADFAAFGGTEGAGSGFSAIGFGFGMGVALSLIGQIGEQADYLRFMPEKTTENKRAWWTAVLAAGPGWVILGAAKQIGGALLAFLALGVVGKTAALEPIAPYVEAVKPALGPVALTFAALFVVVSQIKINTTNAYSGSLSFANFFSRVLHKHPGRVWYVLVNCGIALALMEFGAFGFLNKILGFYSNVAIAWIGAVCADLVIAKPLGLSPKYIEFKRAYLHKINPVGFGSMLVASTVSIAAYFGAFGQFLAAFSPLLALVIAIVLVPTLAVVTRGKYYLARPNTVAGPDQDVDLRATYTCSVCGDPYELPDVADCAKQSGPICSLCCTLDNSCHDLCQETGPVSLGIPTARTP
- a CDS encoding urease subunit alpha is translated as MPQIDRERYAELFGPTTGDRIRLADTDLLIEVTEDRSMGPGGSGDEVLFGGGKVIRESMGQGMATRAEGAPDLIITGAVILDHWGVVKADVGVRDGRIVGIGKAGNPDTMDGVDPALVIGPSTEVLSGNGKILTAGGIDCHVHFICPQLVDTALAAGLTTLVGGGTGPNEGTKATTVTPGAWNLGRMLSAMDGYPVNVLLLGKGNTVRHEALREQLAAGAGGFKLHEDWGTTPAAIDACLTVADESGVQVAIHTDTLNEAGFLESTVDAIGGRSINAYHTEGAGGGHAPDIIQVVSLPNILPSSTNPTRPHTANTLDEHLDMLVVCHHLNPSVPEDLAFAESRIRPTTIAAEDVLHDLGAISMMSSDSQAMGRIGEVIIRTWQTAHVMKRRRGALPGDGAADNLRARRYVAKYTINPAIAHGMETEIGSVEVGKLADLVLWEPKFFGVRPHVVLKGGFPAWAAMGDANASIPTPQPVMARPMFGANIGAALSLHFVAPEALDSNLRETFRITRPLVAVSNTRARTKADMVLNDATPDVRVEPDSFAVHVDGELIEPQPVTELPMAQRYFLF